CAACGCGCTCTCGTCGAACCGCAGTTCGCGAATCGTCCAATCAAAGCATCGGAGCACTCTTTTCCGAAGGGACACACAGTACGCACATCTTCAGTGCGAACTCAACAGACTTCGATCGATGCTCGCGCACGAAACCACGATGTCTCACTTGATTACGACAGAACCGGAACTGTTCGCCGATCCTACCGACCAGGCCGCTGCAGACCATGAACTCGATGTCTCATGGTCGGTCAAGATGCGCACTGTTGAAAAACTTCGTCGAATCGAACAAGCACTCATATCCCTGCGTGAACGTTCGTACGGGATCTGTCGTCGCTGCGGTCAAGAAATCCCCTGTGCCAGACTCAAAGTGCAGCCAGATTCGCTCTACTGTGTTCACTGTCAAACGATGCGTGAGCGTCGAGGGTTATAAGAGATGAGACACACCGCTATGGTGACTTACACAAGCCGAACAATGGGAGCAGTGTGCGAACGATCATAGACCAGCGGTTTCGAAGGCTGCGGTCTGGTCGCTGCGTGCACGTGCTGAGGTAGACAGCCCGCTTCCCTGAGGGCATCGCTCCAGCGAGCCCAGTACACGCCATACCAATCATACCGTTTGATGCCTGTCTCAGATTCGAATTCTATTTTCCGCAGTGGCGTGCCGCCGTTGGCCCGAGTGGTTCGTTTGATTTCCTGAAGAATGTACAACTTGGTCATAGAGATTCTCTCCTATGGTTGTACGCTTCACAGCATGGGGGGGGCGAATACTACTCCCTTTTCAATGTTTCTGCTACTACTATTTGCTCCCACTCTCCGAAGACCTCCGCATTAGGTCCGTGCTCTAGCTAGAGCAAATCTAAAACAAAGACCATCACCGTTATCGTGACGATGACTACTGTCAATGCGTGGTCAGGTGGCTTCGGTTCTTCCATCTATCTCGATACGTCCATCGTATGTTTCACTTCCCCGTTTCGTTTGTCTGCCAGAATACCAGAAGCATCTTTCCTTGGATGTAGGACAGATGTAGCTTTTCTTTGGCTTGTTTCGCTTCTTCTGGCAGAGCCATTTCTACCTGACCCATGCGCAAGGACTCTCCCTGCGGATCTCGCGCAATTGAGACAGAAAGAACAGAACCAAAGGGGACGAGTAGAACCTTGAGATCTTGTTCAGTGAAGGAGGACGGAAATCCATCGACAATAAGCTTGGTTTGCAACGTACCCCCAGTAATGAGCTGTAGCGACCAAAAACTAATGGAAATCGACTTTATTGGCTTTGAGCTTGGAGAGGATTTTGCCCACTGAGTGGAACAGTTTCTGAAGATAGTAGAACGATCCTACTAACTAGCGATAGTCAGGTGGCAGGAGCTGCGCGGATACTTATCGAGACGCCGATTCAAACGTTGGTATGCGACCCGGTTGTACGCCTTCCTGCCTTTCATCGGCAACTATCTCGGCCTTCGCCTCGAGGACGTGACCGGACCGTCCGTCGATATATACCTTGAACTGTCTTCCAGCATTGAGGAGTTTCACGCGCCACACCACCCGTTCGTCGACTTCTTTCAGTTTGGCATCAAACACCGTTCCGCCGATGCTCGACAGTGCCACATTAATAGCCCGCTCGATCGTGACGGAACAGGTGCTGATCAGAGCGACGGTTTTCTTCGCTTGCATCACTCTGTCATGATTATGCTTCATCAGGCTCCCCTCCTCACGCCGAGCACGTAACCGTTATTCTATACGATGGGGTGAAACTGCAGTTCTCCGCCTTGCAGGCAAGGAAGTGTAGTCTTGCAGTCCAAGAAGTTCCACTGAAAAATATGCCCAATTAATAGGCACAAACTGGGGACTGAGGCGCGGCGTATCCACGGCCTGTAACCTGGATGAGGATTCCATATTCCACAATATGCTGTGGGTGCATCTCACAACTCCCCATTGTGATGATTGAATCCTTAAAATCGTGAGGGACCTCCCGCTTGTTAACAAAAACGTAACAATATGCAAATACTTTTGTAACAGTTGCGCCATAGGTTAGTTAATTTATTCCATGGTCTCCACCCGAGGACCAAGTGGAAGGAAGGCGATGCTCCCACGCTTATTCAAGTGCCTGAGACGGAGGAGTGGGCAAATAACGTCGGATATCATTTAGCATCGATTCGAGAATTGTCTCGCGAGATTAAGCGGTTCGGTGAATACCCACGGAGCGAAGTTCGAACCTGATAGAATGACGTTCACCTTTACCACCCCCGGAGATGCTGTCATGCCAGCCGCACGCACAGCGAAGCTCATTATCAATAAGGGAACGTGTTATGCCATGTTTGCGTATGATATTGGATCGTCCATCAACCTAGAGGAGGCAGACCGCCGCATTACGGCCGGAACCGAACGCGGACGGCTGCGTCATAAGGCCAGGGCTCCACAGTACTTCGACTACCGCCCGGCCCCCCTTCGGTTGACGCAGGAGGGCGCTTCCCTCACGGTGGGCTCCTATTCATCAAGTCCAACCGTCGAAGTCATGGTGTTTGACTTTGGAGCAGTCAGTATCACGTATCGATTCGCGTTGGATGGTCCCTTCGACGGATTGCTCGACCTCAGTGAGTCGCTCTATGAGAACGAGCAGTTGCTGGCAGAGTCGCGCGCGCGAGTCGAACAACTGGTCCAAGCCATTCATCCGACGATCGAACGGCCTCGGATCGCCGCTGAGGTTGAGGATTACCTTATCTTCTCCATTGAGGCCTGTTCGCCATCACAGGGACCGCCGCTGTGGACGACCAGGGAGATGACACTTGCCCGCATTCTGCGTGGTGAACGGACTCCGCTCTCGGACCAGGAAACACGCGATGCTCTCTCCTGTCGGATTTCGTTTGGGATCGAAGACGCAGCCCTCATCGACTGGCATGCCGCGGTGTTGGTCGGGAAGGACATGGACGATGTGCGTGCTGTGTTGGAATTTGCCAACGTCGAGTTGCTGGAGATGCGGATACTCGATGAACAGCTCGATCAGGCGTTAGACCAAGGCTACGAGGCACTCTCCCGCAGACCGGGACTCTTGTCCCTCCCTGGCTCTTACGACAAAGATACGACTCGCATCGCACAACTCCAGGTCGACGGGGCACTCCTCTTCGAACGAGTCACCAACACATTGAAACTCTTGGGCGATCAATACCTGGCGCGCGTCTACCGTCTCGTCTCTCAGCGATTCCACTTGGAGGCATGGGACGCAAGCATCATGCGGAAGCTCCAAACTTTGGAGAGCATCTACAGCAAAATGTCCGACCGCGCTGGTACTCGCCGGATGGAACTCCTGGAATGGATCATCATCATCTTAATCGCTGTGTCCATCGCGCTGTCCATCTTTCCGTTAAGCGGACATTAGCCTAAACCCTATCGAAAAGGATGGCTTGCAATGACCGACTCGAGCACCCGGTCATTTCTTTCTACCTTGCTGTTTTGCCTGAGTATCTGCTGGGTCATGTGGGCAGCAGCCTGCGCAAGCGGTGTTGACCAAACACAAAGCGGCGCTGACCAGACACAATGGATTCGAATCGGGATGACCACAAAAGAAGAAGTGGTCGCACGCTACGGCGAACCTGACTTCGTGGAGATGAGAGCAGACGGAGCCGTCGCAACCTATCGTCCGACCGCCTCGAAACAATCCGCACCGCGTGTCGAAATTCCGACGGTTCAGCCCGGTCCATTTGGGACCGCGACCACGAAAATGCAACCGGTCGAGCCCGGACTTGGCGCAGAGGGCGTCGCCGGCGGCAAGCACGCACGGATCAGAAAAGAAATCCGCATTCGGTACGACGCACAGGGTACCGTGCAGGAAGTGATGGAATAGCGACCGACCCGAGTGGCTTGGCTAGGCTACATCGCGACGGAGCAGGCGGGTTCGGTATCCCTCATAGTCTGGCACGAGCCGTTGATACGCCTGCGGCATTAAAGAAGACGAAATCAAGAAATCCGCCGAGGCTCTGTTGCAGGCGATCGGAATATTCCAGACCACTGCGATGCGGAGCAGCGCTTTCACATCAGGATCGTGCGGGTGCGGCTCCAGCGGATCCCAAAAGAAAATGAGGACATCAATCTCGCCCTCACTGATTTTCGCACCGATTTGTTGATCGCCCCCCAGCGGCCCGCTCTGCAGCCGCGTCACAGGAATCCCGAGTTCCCTTTGGAGCAACTTCCCTGTGGTTCCGGTCGCGACGAGCCTGTGATGACTGAGTGCCTCACGGTTGAACTTCGCCCAGGCGAGGAGATCTTGTTTCTTGTTGTCATGGGCCACAATGGCCACGGTTTTCTGCGCGGCCATCGGTACGATGTTGTCCTTCATACGACACCCCTTTCGACAGCAAGTTGGCAAGGATTCGTTCTCCGGCCAGTATGGCAGGTCCGTGTTACAGGTTTGTTGCGGATCTCTGGGCGCTGGCGAATCAACGGGGTAAAAGGAAGCCTTCAAGACTACGTGGCCGGTGATGAATTTACGTACCAGTAACAAGTTTCTAACCACGGTGCAATCTCGGCTTGGTAGAGTCACGCTAACGTAAAATACATCAAAAGGAGGAGCACAGATGGTAACTGTCGGTCAATTGATGAAGAAGGATCTGGTCACGGTGGACTCCGGCACCTCGGTCATAGAGGCGGCCAAACTGATGAAGGCCTGCAATGTCGGGAGCGTGCTAGTCTCCCGTCAAGAGCGCATCGTCGGTATCGTCACGGAATCGGATATCGTCAAGAAGGTCATTGGATCAGATCGTGGTCCCTACTTTGTCCCTGTTGAAGAAATCATGAGCAGTCCCGTTGTCGGCATCGAAGAGCGTCGCCCCATTACGGAGGCCGCCGATATGATGAACAAGCACCGGACGAGGCACTTGGGCGTGACCAAAGGCGGGACGCTCGTCGGAGTCGTGTCGGTCAGAGACTTCCTGAAGCCTGTGTCCATCGACGAACTCTAGCTGTCGATTCTCTCACACCACCGATTCTCCTCTCCTCGGCTCTGCTGTACGAAGCGCGGCGCGCAAGAGACGAAGGCTTTCTTTTTCGATCCTGAGCGAAGGAAATTGAAACGAGCTTTCGGCTTGGCTAGGCGCGGAGCTTATAGCCGATGCCCCTGACGGTCACGATGAACGTCGGACGGGACGGGTTCCGTTCGATCTTCTGCCGTAGGGAATGAATGTGGACATCAAGGGCATGCTCTTCGAGGGCATAGCCTTCTCCCCACACCCGATTGAGCATCTCCTGGCGGGAGAAAACGCGCGAGGGTGATTCGAGGAACTGCTTGAGAATCTGGAATTCCTTTGGAGTCAGATCGACCGGACGGCCGTCGACTCTAACTTCGTGGCGACCGAGGTCCAGCCGAACATTCCCCGCACTATACAGGACGTGTGACTCCGCACGAGCATCCCGACGTCGAAGAATCGCGCGAGCCCGCGCGACCAGTTCACGGACGCTCTGACCACAGACAATGAGATCGACGTCATGGTCATAGTCCTGTATGCATTCCTCTTCCGAGCAGGAGTTGCTGTTTTCTTGTACGGCTACGATGGGGACTGCGTTCAGCCCTCGCAACTGGCGGAAATTCGTGATCGCGCCGCTCTGACGGTCAAGGATAATCAAGGAGGGGACATTCGTCTTCGCCTCAGCGAGGGCCGCGGATTCCGTAGTCACGGTCGTGCTGCGGTAGCCGCTCGTCTCTAACGCCTTCTTCAGCGACTGCGCAAAAGACTCCGATTTCATGAAGATGAGAACTGAGTCGCGGACACCGACCGCGGAAGGCTTGACCGTCAGCATAATAAGGCGACATGCTAGAACGCGACGGGGAACATGTCGTTAGGACCGTGTTAATTGTCCGTTAAATTGAAAATACGTCGATGGCGTCAGACCTTCTTCGGTCGGGGCGAGTTAACCTGGAGTTAACAATTCATTGATCTGCCGGCAAAGAAAACCCAGTAGGCTGAATGGGATAGAGACTCTGGAAGGGATTGTTGATGAACGCAAATCGGTTGAGAACACGACAGATAGGGTTAGGACGGCTCATCCTCTACGGCTTTTCCCCTGCTTTAGTTGGAGTCTGTATCCTCCTGGGACTGAGTTTTGCTCTGCCACCTCAATCGTCCGGGCAGTTGAAGCCACCGCTGGACCCCCAAATCCCCCCCTACCAGCCCGTCAGCAGTCTGACTGCTGGTGCGCTCTCGGTCGCAGGGTCGGAAACCATGGAGCCATTGACAAAATCGTGGGCCAAAGACCTCCAACAGCTGTATCCCGGCTTGGCTATCAAGGTCGAGAGCAGAGGATCAGAGACGGGATTGGCTGCCCTGCTGGAAGGGAAAGCCCAGATTGCCGCGATGTCTCGGCGCATGAACCAACAGGAAATCGTCGAATTCAAGCGGGAGTTTGGCTACGAACCGGTCGAAGTTCCGGTCGCGGTGGATGCGCTGGCCGTCTTCGTCCATATCGACAATCCGATCGAAGGACTCTCCCTCGACCAACTTGACGCGATGTTCTCGAAAGAGCGTCGGCGAGGGCTGCAATACCCCATCAACACGTGGGGAGAGGCGCTGCTCCTCGATGAAGCATGGACCAACGCTCCGGTTCATCTCTACGGAAGCAACGGAAATTCCGGCACGGCCTCGTTCTTCAAGGAGCACGTGTTGAAGGGAGCACCGACCAAGGACACCATGACGGTGGTTGCCGGCTCCGCCTCGGTGGTTGTGGAACTGGTGAAGGATCGGCTCGGAATCGGAGTCAGCGGAATCGGCTATCGAATTTCAGGCATCCGTCCCGTCCCTATCGCCTCGGTCCAAGGAGGTCGATATGTTCAGCCAAGCTTTCAATCTGCAATGGACGGCTCGTATCCTTTGAGACGGAACCTCTATCTGTATATCAATAGACCGCCCAAGATTGCCGCCCCTCCCTCACTCAGCGAATATGTCAAGTTCGCGCTCAGCCAACAGGGCCAACAAATTGTCTTGGCTCACGGATACTTTCCCCTTCCGACCACTGAGCTCAATCGGCTGACCAAGTTATGGACGACCCCCGTGCGAGCCGCTGCCACGGACCAACCAGCTAAAACCCACGACTAGGTCCCGTTGACGGCACCACCGTTTCATGTCAGCGTGTAGGAGCTGGTCCTACCATGAACCGACTCATCCGCTATGCTCTCTGTGTTTCCATCACCACGGGACCGATCGTCGCGTGTAGTCCTACTCAGTTCACTACCGTTACGATCTATGAGACACCCGCCAGATACGTCCGGTTAGAGTTTGATCGGACTGTCAAAAAAGGAATGGAGCACTCGCATCCGATCTCACTCACACCCGAACAGGTTGCTGCCGTCCTCGGGGGAGTGCGGATCGATGAACCACTGGCGAAACTCCCTGTGTATGATGACATGAGCGTACCCCGTGTCCATCAGGCCTTCACCGACGCAGAAATCGCATTCCTTGCCCCGCTTCTGGCGCAAGCTCTGAGTCAAGCGACCCCGGAAGAAGTCGTGACCTTCTATCACACTCGAGACCTGTCGGCCCTTTCTCGAGAAGTCACATCCGGAGGAGTATTCGTGCAAGGCGATGAACTACACCTGATTCTCGCGAATT
The nucleotide sequence above comes from Nitrospiraceae bacterium. Encoded proteins:
- a CDS encoding TraR/DksA family transcriptional regulator, whose translation is MSHLITTEPELFADPTDQAAADHELDVSWSVKMRTVEKLRRIEQALISLRERSYGICRRCGQEIPCARLKVQPDSLYCVHCQTMRERRGL
- a CDS encoding RNA-binding protein, whose amino-acid sequence is MQTKLIVDGFPSSFTEQDLKVLLVPFGSVLSVSIARDPQGESLRMGQVEMALPEEAKQAKEKLHLSYIQGKMLLVFWQTNETGK
- a CDS encoding PepSY domain-containing protein, which codes for MKHNHDRVMQAKKTVALISTCSVTIERAINVALSSIGGTVFDAKLKEVDERVVWRVKLLNAGRQFKVYIDGRSGHVLEAKAEIVADERQEGVQPGRIPTFESASR
- a CDS encoding methylglyoxal synthase produces the protein MKDNIVPMAAQKTVAIVAHDNKKQDLLAWAKFNREALSHHRLVATGTTGKLLQRELGIPVTRLQSGPLGGDQQIGAKISEGEIDVLIFFWDPLEPHPHDPDVKALLRIAVVWNIPIACNRASADFLISSSLMPQAYQRLVPDYEGYRTRLLRRDVA
- a CDS encoding CBS domain-containing protein, which gives rise to MVTVGQLMKKDLVTVDSGTSVIEAAKLMKACNVGSVLVSRQERIVGIVTESDIVKKVIGSDRGPYFVPVEEIMSSPVVGIEERRPITEAADMMNKHRTRHLGVTKGGTLVGVVSVRDFLKPVSIDEL
- a CDS encoding response regulator transcription factor translates to MLTVKPSAVGVRDSVLIFMKSESFAQSLKKALETSGYRSTTVTTESAALAEAKTNVPSLIILDRQSGAITNFRQLRGLNAVPIVAVQENSNSCSEEECIQDYDHDVDLIVCGQSVRELVARARAILRRRDARAESHVLYSAGNVRLDLGRHEVRVDGRPVDLTPKEFQILKQFLESPSRVFSRQEMLNRVWGEGYALEEHALDVHIHSLRQKIERNPSRPTFIVTVRGIGYKLRA
- a CDS encoding PstS family phosphate ABC transporter substrate-binding protein encodes the protein MNANRLRTRQIGLGRLILYGFSPALVGVCILLGLSFALPPQSSGQLKPPLDPQIPPYQPVSSLTAGALSVAGSETMEPLTKSWAKDLQQLYPGLAIKVESRGSETGLAALLEGKAQIAAMSRRMNQQEIVEFKREFGYEPVEVPVAVDALAVFVHIDNPIEGLSLDQLDAMFSKERRRGLQYPINTWGEALLLDEAWTNAPVHLYGSNGNSGTASFFKEHVLKGAPTKDTMTVVAGSASVVVELVKDRLGIGVSGIGYRISGIRPVPIASVQGGRYVQPSFQSAMDGSYPLRRNLYLYINRPPKIAAPPSLSEYVKFALSQQGQQIVLAHGYFPLPTTELNRLTKLWTTPVRAAATDQPAKTHD